A genomic window from Pyxidicoccus trucidator includes:
- a CDS encoding pyridoxal-phosphate dependent enzyme gives MDIHDTILSAIGHTPLVKLQKLVGPNDATVLVKCEFMNPGASIKDRMALYILEKAEREGKLKPGGTIVENTSGNTGMGVALAAAVKGYKCIFTMPDKMSLEKINRLKALGAQVVVTPTNVPAEDPRSYYETAKRLHRETPGAFMLNQYHNPDNIEAHYKLTGPEIYEQTEGKFDYFVSGLGTGGTMSGAGKFLKEKIPGLKNVGVDPEGSVYEGYFKTGKLTEPHVYKVEGIGEDMLCGAMDFKVVDDVRQVDDRQSFIAARRLAREEGIFAGGSSGAAVHVAVQLAKEVGKGKTIVVVLPDSGSSYISKFHSDEWMRDNGFLEEKGAGTVRDIVGDKRKDVKTARKGDRVDQVVETMRGHGISQMPVVTEEGRAVGMVHEYDLLNALVAGKVKFADTIDAIVSPLQGALSLDTSLVRLREVFAQDNVAVVKEGEKVVAIVTKIDLIDYLHRTAA, from the coding sequence ATGGACATCCACGACACCATTCTCTCCGCCATCGGTCATACGCCGCTGGTCAAGCTCCAGAAGCTCGTCGGCCCGAACGACGCCACCGTGCTCGTGAAGTGCGAGTTCATGAACCCGGGCGCGTCCATCAAGGACCGCATGGCGCTCTACATCCTCGAGAAGGCCGAGCGGGAGGGGAAGCTCAAGCCCGGCGGCACCATCGTGGAGAACACGTCCGGCAACACCGGCATGGGCGTGGCGCTGGCCGCGGCCGTGAAGGGCTACAAGTGCATCTTCACCATGCCGGACAAGATGTCCCTGGAGAAGATCAACCGCCTCAAGGCCCTGGGCGCGCAGGTGGTGGTGACGCCGACGAACGTGCCGGCCGAGGACCCGCGCAGCTACTACGAGACGGCCAAGCGCCTGCACCGCGAGACGCCCGGCGCGTTCATGCTGAACCAGTACCACAACCCCGACAACATCGAGGCCCACTACAAGCTCACCGGTCCGGAGATCTACGAGCAGACCGAGGGCAAGTTCGACTACTTCGTGTCGGGCCTGGGCACCGGCGGCACCATGAGCGGCGCCGGCAAGTTCCTCAAGGAGAAGATTCCCGGCCTGAAGAACGTGGGCGTGGACCCGGAGGGCTCCGTCTACGAGGGCTACTTCAAGACGGGCAAGCTGACCGAGCCGCACGTCTACAAGGTGGAAGGTATCGGCGAGGACATGCTGTGCGGCGCCATGGACTTCAAGGTCGTGGACGACGTGCGGCAGGTGGATGACCGCCAGTCCTTCATCGCGGCGCGGCGGCTGGCTCGCGAGGAGGGCATCTTCGCGGGTGGCTCGTCCGGCGCGGCGGTGCACGTGGCCGTGCAGCTCGCGAAGGAAGTGGGCAAGGGCAAGACGATTGTCGTGGTGCTCCCCGACTCGGGCAGCAGCTACATCAGCAAGTTCCACTCGGACGAGTGGATGCGCGACAACGGCTTCCTGGAGGAGAAGGGCGCCGGCACCGTCCGCGACATCGTCGGGGACAAGCGCAAGGACGTGAAGACGGCGCGCAAGGGTGACCGCGTGGACCAGGTGGTGGAGACCATGCGCGGCCACGGCATCAGCCAGATGCCCGTCGTCACCGAGGAAGGCCGCGCGGTGGGCATGGTGCACGAGTACGATTTGCTCAACGCCCTGGTCGCCGGCAAGGTGAAGTTCGCCGACACCATCGACGCCATCGTCTCGCCGTTGCAGGGCGCGCTGTCGCTGGACACCAGCCTCGTCCGCCTGCGCGAGGTCTTCGCGCAGGACAACGTGGCCGTCGTGAAGGAGGGCGAGAAGGTCGTCGCCATCGTCACGAAGATCGACCTCATCGACTACCTGCACCGCACGGCGGCGTAG
- a CDS encoding aminoglycoside phosphotransferase family protein produces MELEAALRDQVGQAIGRPVPHAAIKKLKGDASNRSYYRVGAAPDSWVVMVMPPDATKKSEEATKGEPPKELPFVNVHRYLEKLGVRVPRILRYDEPAGMMVLEDLSDITFESALEGGKHRDALYTRAVDLLARLRAAAEKQQDPDCLAFTRAFDEDLYDWELHHFREWGLEAWSGKQPTAAERAELDGTFREIAKQLAAAPRGFTHRDYQSRNIMVKEGELVVIDFQDALQGPRQYDLVALLRDSYVELDRAFVDKMLDRYIATFQEVSGERIDAASFKSFFDLLTLQRKLKDAGRFEFINRVKGNPGFLVSIPASLRYVRDAFARKPELRKLQDLVAKYVPELAA; encoded by the coding sequence ATGGAACTCGAGGCCGCCCTGCGCGACCAGGTGGGACAGGCCATCGGCCGTCCCGTTCCCCACGCTGCCATCAAGAAGCTGAAGGGCGACGCGAGCAATCGCTCGTACTACCGCGTTGGCGCGGCGCCGGACAGCTGGGTGGTGATGGTGATGCCGCCGGACGCGACGAAGAAGAGCGAGGAGGCCACCAAGGGTGAGCCGCCGAAGGAGCTGCCCTTCGTCAACGTGCACCGCTACCTGGAGAAGCTGGGCGTGCGCGTGCCGCGCATCCTCCGCTACGACGAGCCGGCGGGGATGATGGTCCTGGAGGACCTGAGCGACATCACCTTCGAGTCCGCGCTGGAGGGCGGCAAGCACCGCGACGCGCTCTACACCCGCGCGGTGGACCTGCTGGCGCGCCTGCGCGCGGCGGCGGAGAAGCAGCAGGACCCGGACTGCCTCGCCTTCACGCGCGCGTTCGACGAGGACCTGTACGACTGGGAGCTGCACCACTTCCGCGAGTGGGGCCTGGAGGCGTGGAGCGGCAAGCAGCCCACCGCCGCCGAGCGCGCCGAGCTGGACGGCACCTTCCGCGAGATTGCGAAGCAGCTGGCCGCCGCGCCGCGCGGCTTCACGCACCGCGACTACCAGAGCCGCAACATCATGGTGAAGGAGGGGGAGCTGGTCGTCATCGACTTCCAGGACGCCCTCCAGGGCCCGCGCCAGTACGACCTGGTGGCGCTGCTCCGTGACAGCTACGTGGAGCTGGACCGCGCCTTCGTGGACAAGATGCTGGACCGCTACATCGCCACCTTCCAGGAGGTGAGCGGCGAGCGCATCGACGCGGCGTCGTTCAAGTCCTTCTTCGACCTGCTCACCCTGCAGCGCAAGCTGAAGGACGCGGGCCGCTTCGAGTTCATCAACCGTGTGAAGGGCAACCCGGGCTTCCTGGTGTCCATCCCCGCGTCGCTGCGCTACGTGCGCGACGCCTTCGCGCGGAAGCCGGAGCTGCGGAAGCTGCAGGACCTGGTGGCGAAGTACGTCCCCGAGCTGGCGGCCTGA
- a CDS encoding glycosyltransferase, which translates to MAFEGLLSVVIPVYRSQAYLEQTVDELTRALEKQGRFEIILVNDGSPDDVQSVIDQLHARDPRVRFIEMGSNQGQHAATLRGLAVADGDVAVTVDDDGQNPPEAVLAVTEALLASRLDVVYGRFESVEQNAARKLVSRLNQWMFRYTMGNRTHVRATNVRALRGDLARRLGNWDSAFPYIDALVFRSTRRVGDALVPHRRRASGESSYRVRDLMRLWISHVSTLTVLPLKLATVGSFCASLFGFLLGTVQMVRALLTRQAPEGWLSLFCALTFLFSLLFAFMGIVSTYVGRMYVSQNSRGQAWVRSSGGISGGERERTAPRRMEAAS; encoded by the coding sequence ATGGCATTTGAGGGACTGCTGTCCGTCGTCATCCCCGTCTACCGCTCACAGGCGTACCTCGAGCAGACGGTGGACGAGCTCACCCGCGCGCTCGAAAAGCAGGGGCGCTTCGAAATCATCCTGGTCAACGACGGCTCGCCCGACGACGTGCAGTCGGTCATCGACCAGTTGCACGCGCGGGACCCCCGGGTACGCTTCATCGAGATGGGGAGCAACCAGGGCCAGCACGCGGCGACGCTCCGCGGGCTCGCGGTGGCGGACGGCGACGTGGCGGTGACGGTGGACGATGACGGGCAGAACCCGCCGGAGGCCGTGCTCGCGGTCACCGAGGCGCTGCTGGCGAGCCGGCTGGACGTCGTCTACGGGCGCTTCGAGAGCGTGGAGCAGAATGCCGCCCGCAAGCTGGTGTCCCGGCTCAACCAGTGGATGTTCCGCTACACCATGGGCAACCGGACCCACGTCCGTGCCACCAACGTGCGGGCCCTGCGTGGGGACCTCGCCCGCCGGCTGGGGAACTGGGACTCGGCGTTTCCCTACATCGACGCGTTGGTCTTCCGCTCCACGCGGCGGGTGGGAGATGCGCTGGTTCCGCACCGCAGGCGCGCCTCGGGGGAGTCCTCGTACCGCGTGCGTGACTTGATGCGCCTGTGGATTTCACACGTGAGCACGCTCACGGTGCTGCCGCTCAAGCTCGCCACCGTGGGCTCGTTTTGCGCCTCGCTGTTCGGGTTCCTCCTGGGAACGGTGCAGATGGTGCGAGCGCTGCTCACCCGTCAGGCGCCGGAGGGCTGGCTGTCCCTGTTCTGTGCGCTGACCTTCCTCTTCAGCCTGCTCTTCGCCTTCATGGGCATCGTGAGCACGTATGTCGGGCGCATGTACGTGTCCCAGAACTCGCGGGGGCAGGCCTGGGTGCGCTCCTCCGGCGGGATTTCCGGAGGGGAGCGTGAGCGTACGGCGCCCCGCCGCATGGAGGCTGCCTCGTGA
- a CDS encoding DUF192 domain-containing protein, whose product MLWRVNNETRQRLLADRAERATGFLHRFKGLMGRRSLAVGEGMHIVPCNSIHTFFMRIPIDVVFLDRQGVIVKQLPALPPWRATSVYFQSRSVLELPAGVLEASGTQEGDRLTFEPVTPSPALNPPA is encoded by the coding sequence ATGCTTTGGAGGGTGAACAACGAGACGCGGCAGCGGCTGCTGGCGGACCGGGCCGAGCGGGCCACCGGGTTCCTCCACCGCTTCAAGGGGCTCATGGGGCGGCGCTCGCTTGCCGTGGGCGAGGGGATGCACATCGTCCCCTGCAACTCCATCCACACCTTCTTCATGCGCATCCCCATTGACGTGGTGTTCCTGGACCGTCAGGGCGTCATCGTCAAGCAACTCCCCGCCTTGCCCCCCTGGAGGGCGACGTCCGTCTACTTCCAGTCACGCTCCGTGCTGGAGCTGCCGGCGGGCGTGCTGGAAGCGAGCGGTACGCAGGAAGGGGACCGCCTGACTTTCGAGCCGGTCACCCCGTCCCCGGCCTTGAATCCCCCCGCTTGA
- a CDS encoding MaoC family dehydratase, with protein sequence MRYFDDFQPGEVSEHGPYGVSREEIIAFAKQFDPQPFHLSDEGGREGIFGGLIASGWHTASICHRLIVEGLLGKAASLGSPGLDELRWLKPVRPGDTLTVRTEVVSLTPSRSKADRGAIKFRFEVRNQQGEVVMTEIANALFARRPAAG encoded by the coding sequence ATGCGCTACTTCGACGACTTCCAGCCGGGAGAGGTGAGTGAGCATGGGCCGTATGGGGTTTCGCGCGAGGAGATCATCGCCTTCGCGAAGCAGTTCGACCCGCAGCCCTTCCACCTGAGCGACGAGGGCGGCCGAGAGGGCATCTTCGGCGGCCTCATCGCCAGCGGCTGGCACACCGCCTCCATCTGCCACAGGCTCATCGTGGAGGGGCTGCTGGGCAAGGCCGCAAGCCTGGGCTCGCCCGGCCTGGATGAGCTGCGCTGGCTCAAGCCCGTACGCCCCGGGGACACGCTGACCGTGCGCACGGAGGTCGTCTCCCTCACGCCCTCGCGCAGCAAGGCGGACCGCGGCGCCATCAAGTTCCGCTTCGAGGTCCGCAACCAGCAGGGCGAGGTGGTGATGACCGAAATCGCCAACGCCCTCTTCGCCCGGCGGCCCGCGGCGGGGTAG
- a CDS encoding nucleotidyltransferase family protein, with translation MKAMVLCAGLGTRLRPLTERWPKPAMPFLGQPLLRYHLAVLKAAGATAVGINTHHLPDTMAEVARAECERAKLPLHVVHEPVIQGTGGGIRGLREFLSGDDFLVFNGDILYPVDLQPVVAMHRASGAIATMVLQPMPEAEKYAAVELDGAGRVRRIAGHGPGGEGLSPWHFTGVHVMSPRIFDFMTAEGPEDINREVYVRAMAAGQTVRGVRVDGYWSDLGTPSRYLATVLDVLAGRVRLEWLGADSPLAGTVRAPGGAWARAEARVASTGVEGPAYFGRGALMEEGASVGPGVSVGPGAKVGAGAKVQRAAIFEDTEVAPGETLSEVLAWGPHRIPAPLTGR, from the coding sequence ATGAAGGCGATGGTCCTCTGCGCGGGGCTGGGTACCCGCCTGCGTCCGCTCACCGAGCGCTGGCCCAAGCCGGCGATGCCGTTCCTCGGGCAGCCGCTCCTGCGCTACCACCTGGCCGTGCTGAAGGCGGCGGGCGCGACGGCGGTGGGCATCAACACCCACCACCTGCCGGACACCATGGCGGAGGTGGCCCGCGCCGAGTGCGAACGCGCGAAGCTGCCCCTGCACGTGGTGCACGAGCCCGTCATCCAGGGCACCGGCGGCGGCATCCGCGGCCTGCGCGAGTTCCTCTCCGGGGACGACTTCCTCGTCTTCAACGGCGACATCCTCTACCCGGTGGACCTGCAGCCGGTGGTGGCCATGCACCGGGCCTCCGGTGCAATTGCCACCATGGTGCTGCAGCCCATGCCGGAGGCGGAGAAGTACGCGGCGGTGGAGTTGGACGGCGCGGGGCGCGTGCGGCGCATCGCCGGCCATGGCCCGGGGGGCGAGGGCCTGTCCCCGTGGCACTTCACCGGCGTGCATGTGATGTCCCCGCGCATCTTCGACTTCATGACCGCGGAGGGCCCCGAGGACATCAACCGCGAGGTCTACGTGCGCGCCATGGCGGCGGGGCAGACGGTGCGCGGCGTGCGGGTGGACGGGTACTGGTCCGACCTGGGCACGCCGTCGCGCTACCTCGCCACCGTGCTGGACGTGCTCGCCGGGCGCGTGCGGCTGGAGTGGCTGGGCGCGGACTCGCCGCTGGCGGGCACCGTGCGGGCTCCGGGGGGCGCATGGGCGCGGGCCGAGGCCCGGGTGGCCTCGACGGGCGTGGAGGGGCCGGCGTACTTCGGCCGTGGAGCCCTGATGGAGGAAGGTGCGTCCGTGGGCCCCGGCGTGTCCGTGGGGCCGGGCGCGAAGGTGGGAGCGGGCGCGAAGGTGCAGCGCGCCGCCATCTTCGAGGACACCGAGGTGGCGCCGGGCGAGACGCTCTCCGAGGTGCTCGCGTGGGGGCCGCACCGGATTCCCGCGCCGCTCACGGGGCGCTGA
- a CDS encoding tRNA (cytidine(34)-2'-O)-methyltransferase: protein MLEPLARPLHLVLVSPQIPPNTGNVARLCAVTGCRLILVEPLGFSIDDRHLKRAGLDYWDKVFLRLYPTYAAYVADYPDARRWLFSARAEQSLYEARFQEGDHLVFGSEVTGLLPEVMDSGSGTAITIPMLQERRSLNLSTAVGIGAYEALRQVAFSGAGRQAPPAS, encoded by the coding sequence ATGCTCGAACCCCTGGCGCGTCCTCTGCACCTGGTCCTGGTTTCCCCCCAGATTCCGCCCAACACGGGCAACGTCGCCCGGCTGTGCGCGGTGACGGGCTGCCGCCTCATCCTGGTGGAGCCGCTGGGCTTCTCCATCGACGACCGGCACCTGAAGCGGGCGGGGCTGGACTACTGGGACAAGGTGTTCCTCCGCCTGTATCCCACCTATGCCGCCTACGTGGCGGACTACCCGGACGCCCGCCGGTGGCTGTTCTCCGCCCGGGCGGAGCAGTCGCTGTACGAGGCCCGGTTCCAGGAGGGAGACCACCTGGTGTTCGGCTCGGAGGTGACGGGGCTGCTGCCGGAGGTGATGGACTCGGGCTCGGGGACGGCCATCACGATTCCGATGCTACAGGAGCGTCGCAGCCTGAATCTGTCCACGGCGGTGGGGATTGGGGCCTACGAGGCCCTGCGGCAGGTGGCCTTCAGTGGAGCGGGCAGGCAGGCACCCCCGGCAAGTTGA
- a CDS encoding class I SAM-dependent methyltransferase, whose protein sequence is MTEPGVRAGEQVRDGPYVLTDGIFVPDFPVAHREEEYHAAGFELLRNMQHQHFWYLGRRRFLLHALRRHLGTLTAGPRAIDLGGGAGGWASFLAEQAEFPLAEIALADSSALALQAAAAGLPSRVSRYQVDLLRLGWQQRWELIFLLDVLEHIPDDRQALAQVHEALAPGGFVLVTTPALQRLWTWNDEVVGHQRRYSREQLSGLARECGFRVLDARYFMFLLSPMLLASRLLKAPDLAKLSEAEVWALIERSHRVPSKPLNTLLRWVFNLETPLGHLLPFPWGTSVLAVLQKA, encoded by the coding sequence GTGACGGAGCCGGGAGTGCGGGCCGGCGAGCAGGTGCGGGACGGGCCCTACGTGCTCACGGATGGCATCTTCGTGCCCGACTTCCCCGTGGCGCATCGGGAGGAGGAGTACCACGCCGCCGGATTCGAGCTGCTGCGGAACATGCAGCACCAGCACTTCTGGTATCTCGGCCGGCGCCGCTTCCTCCTGCACGCCTTGCGTCGTCACCTGGGGACGCTGACCGCGGGGCCGCGGGCCATCGACCTGGGCGGCGGCGCGGGCGGCTGGGCCTCCTTTCTCGCGGAGCAGGCGGAGTTCCCGCTCGCGGAGATTGCGCTCGCGGACTCGTCTGCCCTGGCGCTGCAGGCGGCCGCCGCGGGCCTTCCGTCCCGGGTCTCCCGCTATCAGGTGGACCTGCTTCGGCTCGGCTGGCAGCAGCGCTGGGAGCTCATCTTCCTGCTGGACGTGCTCGAGCACATTCCGGACGACCGCCAGGCGCTGGCGCAGGTGCACGAGGCGCTGGCCCCCGGAGGGTTCGTGCTTGTCACCACCCCCGCGCTGCAGCGGCTGTGGACGTGGAACGATGAGGTCGTGGGCCACCAGCGACGCTACTCCCGTGAGCAGCTGAGCGGCCTCGCGCGGGAGTGCGGGTTCCGGGTGCTGGACGCGCGCTACTTCATGTTCCTGCTCAGCCCGATGCTGCTGGCCAGCCGCCTGCTGAAGGCTCCTGACCTGGCGAAGCTCTCGGAGGCCGAGGTCTGGGCGCTCATCGAGCGCTCGCACCGCGTTCCCAGCAAGCCGCTCAACACCCTGCTGCGGTGGGTGTTCAACCTCGAGACCCCCCTGGGACATCTGCTCCCCTTTCCCTGGGGGACGTCCGTGCTGGCGGTGCTCCAGAAGGCTTGA
- the rffA gene encoding dTDP-4-amino-4,6-dideoxygalactose transaminase encodes MIPFNKPVHLGTEIKAMAEAIERNGHVAGGGPFGKRSEGQLEKMLGQRTLLVTSATHALEMAALLLDLQPGDEFIVPSFTFVSTANAFCLRGAKPVFADVDAHGNLDVDDVARLLGPRTKAIVPVHYAGNSCDMQALQQVCGKVPVVEDAAQALGSTFDGRPLGTFGACGAFSFHETKNIGCGEGGALTLRDASLIDRAEYLRDKGTNRRKFQDGIVDKYTWVDVGSSYVLSDLNAAYLSTQLDEFTRIQARRKALYERYLAELSAPVERAGAYIIQGSARCVGNHHLFAIVFNVPEQRSRFIAHMREHKIVTPFHYIALHQSPMGKGFHDGRSLPHSERLTTNLVRFPLFFNMTDAECDTVIARTREFLDGI; translated from the coding sequence ATGATTCCCTTCAACAAGCCAGTCCATCTCGGGACTGAGATCAAGGCGATGGCCGAGGCCATCGAGCGCAACGGGCACGTCGCCGGCGGGGGGCCCTTTGGGAAGCGCTCCGAGGGACAGCTCGAGAAGATGTTGGGGCAGCGCACCCTGCTCGTGACGTCGGCCACTCACGCGCTGGAGATGGCCGCGCTGTTGCTGGACCTCCAGCCGGGCGACGAGTTCATCGTCCCGTCCTTCACCTTCGTCTCCACGGCCAACGCCTTCTGCCTGCGTGGCGCGAAGCCGGTCTTCGCGGACGTGGACGCGCACGGCAACCTCGACGTGGACGACGTGGCGCGTCTGCTCGGACCCCGCACGAAGGCAATCGTCCCCGTGCACTACGCCGGCAACTCGTGTGACATGCAGGCCCTGCAGCAGGTGTGCGGCAAGGTCCCCGTGGTGGAGGACGCGGCCCAGGCGCTTGGCTCCACGTTCGACGGGCGTCCGCTGGGGACCTTCGGCGCATGCGGCGCCTTCAGCTTCCACGAGACGAAGAACATCGGCTGCGGTGAGGGGGGCGCGCTGACCCTGCGGGATGCGTCCCTCATCGACCGCGCGGAGTACCTGCGCGACAAGGGCACGAACCGGCGCAAGTTCCAGGACGGCATCGTGGACAAGTACACGTGGGTGGATGTCGGCTCCAGCTACGTCCTCTCCGACCTCAACGCCGCCTACCTGAGCACGCAGCTCGACGAGTTCACGCGCATCCAGGCGCGCCGCAAGGCGCTCTACGAGCGATACCTGGCTGAGCTCTCGGCGCCCGTGGAGCGCGCGGGGGCCTACATCATCCAGGGTTCCGCCCGGTGCGTGGGCAACCATCACCTCTTCGCCATTGTCTTCAATGTGCCCGAGCAGCGCAGCCGCTTCATCGCGCACATGCGCGAGCACAAGATCGTGACTCCGTTCCACTACATCGCGCTCCACCAGTCGCCCATGGGCAAGGGCTTCCACGACGGGCGCAGCCTGCCCCACTCGGAGCGGCTCACCACGAACCTCGTCCGGTTCCCGCTCTTCTTCAACATGACGGATGCGGAGTGCGACACGGTCATCGCGCGCACGCGGGAGTTCCTCGATGGCATTTGA
- a CDS encoding GNAT family N-acetyltransferase — protein sequence MVDNKSPPLLREGTQESRRFGFRIFRGSVEVLEEQPLLDELLAKEVDIAIVRLLKTGHEQLHKLERLGLPFIVADTLVYYACDLTRLQPVPLHNPDLEFVECNASHAGAVERLVALSFRDYRNHYSANPLLVTSGLMEGYQEWTRGYTSAGEAGKRAWLVRSGGEDVAFATVSFEEGVSEIVLNGVHPAHAGRGIYGDLIRFVQGVSRERGASLLRISTQVSNFAVQKVWSRSGFSLVDAYLTVHINALLSAVGVHHAVRPVRFERAGSDGDLVPGVSVLAEAARFFTSDFPGPGSLITRQRSRFLQPVHAGRDYTLDYRFPIHDPARGTSVAVVTLRDSTGAALLVSHTELVRQ from the coding sequence ATGGTCGACAATAAAAGCCCCCCCCTGCTTCGAGAGGGAACCCAGGAGAGCCGGCGCTTCGGCTTCCGCATCTTCCGTGGCAGCGTGGAGGTGCTGGAGGAACAGCCCCTCCTGGACGAACTCCTCGCGAAGGAAGTGGACATCGCGATTGTCCGGCTGCTGAAGACGGGCCACGAGCAACTGCACAAGCTGGAGCGGCTCGGGCTTCCCTTCATCGTCGCGGACACCCTGGTCTACTACGCGTGTGATTTGACACGGCTCCAGCCGGTCCCCCTGCACAACCCGGACCTCGAGTTCGTCGAGTGCAACGCCTCGCACGCGGGCGCGGTGGAACGGCTCGTCGCACTGAGCTTCAGGGACTACCGCAACCACTACTCGGCGAATCCGCTGCTGGTCACGTCCGGGCTGATGGAGGGGTACCAGGAGTGGACCCGGGGCTACACCTCGGCGGGGGAGGCGGGCAAGCGGGCCTGGCTCGTGCGCTCGGGCGGTGAGGACGTCGCGTTCGCGACGGTGAGCTTCGAGGAGGGTGTCTCGGAGATTGTGCTCAACGGGGTGCACCCCGCTCATGCGGGCCGGGGCATCTACGGCGACCTCATCCGCTTCGTGCAGGGCGTCTCCCGCGAGCGAGGGGCCTCTCTCCTGCGCATCTCCACCCAGGTGTCGAACTTCGCGGTGCAGAAGGTCTGGAGCCGCAGCGGCTTTTCGCTCGTGGATGCGTACCTGACGGTCCACATCAATGCGCTGCTGAGCGCCGTTGGCGTCCACCACGCGGTGCGGCCGGTGCGTTTCGAGAGGGCCGGCTCCGACGGGGACCTCGTCCCTGGCGTGAGCGTGCTCGCGGAAGCCGCCCGATTCTTCACCTCTGACTTCCCAGGACCTGGGAGCCTCATCACCCGTCAACGCTCCAGGTTCCTTCAGCCCGTCCACGCGGGGCGGGATTACACGCTGGATTACCGCTTCCCCATTCATGACCCGGCGCGCGGCACCTCTGTCGCGGTGGTCACCCTCCGGGACAGCACGGGAGCCGCCCTCCTCGTCTCCCACACGGAACTGGTCAGGCAATGA
- a CDS encoding Stp1/IreP family PP2C-type Ser/Thr phosphatase, translating to MRIEVAGSTHVGMKRNHNEDNFLVLQDENLFCVADGMGGHSSGEIASRIAVDELGEFYRMTSKDQDCTWPFKMDKARNYDENRLSTGIKLANARIYEKATIETKYKGMGTTIVSVHFANDVAYVGHVGDSRVYFFRSGELKQVTEDHSLLNDYLKAKKLSPEEIENFPHKNVIVRALGMKENVQVDVSRVEPQEGDVFLLCSDGLSGMVTDAQMQDILQRTPELDKACGQLIDLANAAGGNDNVTCVLARYHSA from the coding sequence ATGCGCATCGAGGTAGCCGGCAGCACCCACGTCGGGATGAAGCGGAATCACAACGAGGACAACTTCCTGGTGCTCCAGGATGAGAACCTCTTCTGCGTGGCGGATGGCATGGGTGGCCACTCCTCCGGAGAAATCGCCAGCCGCATCGCGGTGGACGAGCTGGGCGAGTTCTATCGGATGACGTCCAAGGACCAGGACTGCACCTGGCCCTTCAAGATGGACAAGGCCCGAAACTACGACGAGAACCGGCTCTCCACCGGCATCAAGCTCGCCAACGCCCGCATCTACGAGAAGGCCACCATCGAGACGAAGTACAAGGGCATGGGGACGACCATCGTCTCCGTCCACTTCGCCAACGACGTGGCCTACGTGGGCCACGTGGGCGACAGCCGGGTGTACTTCTTCCGCTCCGGCGAGCTCAAGCAGGTGACGGAGGACCACTCGCTCCTCAACGACTACCTCAAGGCGAAGAAGCTCTCGCCGGAGGAAATCGAGAACTTCCCCCACAAGAACGTCATCGTCCGCGCGCTGGGGATGAAGGAGAACGTCCAGGTGGACGTGTCTCGCGTGGAGCCGCAGGAGGGCGACGTCTTCCTGCTCTGCTCGGACGGCCTGAGCGGCATGGTGACGGACGCGCAGATGCAGGACATCCTCCAGCGCACGCCCGAGCTGGACAAGGCCTGCGGCCAGCTCATCGACCTGGCCAACGCCGCGGGCGGCAACGACAACGTCACCTGCGTGCTGGCGCGCTACCACTCCGCCTGA